A genomic stretch from Solenopsis invicta isolate M01_SB chromosome 15, UNIL_Sinv_3.0, whole genome shotgun sequence includes:
- the LOC113002668 gene encoding prostaglandin reductase 1 isoform X1 — protein sequence MVKARKYVTVNHFVNEAQPTDLKLLEEELPPLQNGEYLVKAEYFSVDPHMRTYMRKFPLGSTMLGGQVAKIIESKNPEFPVDKRIVGNLGWRTHTIVNPKIPADATLIHQQPYILPDIGDLPPSLGLGVLGMPGNTAYFGLIEICKPKSGETIVISGAAGGVGSHVGQIAKILGLTVIGICGSDEKCKWLTEEMGFDSVINYKTMSVASSLRKAAPQGVDCYFDNVRVDKIILHLNSIKNTSLLSIIILIFFGQLSTEFFSKNVKNNHCSLSTVKKSICT from the exons ATGGTGAAAGCGAGAAAATACGTGACAGTAAATCATTTCGTGAACGAAGCACAGCCGACGGATTTAAAATTGTTAGAAGAGGAATTGCCACCATTACAGAACGGAG AATATCTTGTAAAAGCTGAATACTTTTCTGTGGATCCGCATATGAGAACGTACATGCGAAAATTCCCGCTTGGAAGCACGATGCTCGGTGGACAGGTCGCCAAGATCATAGAATCTAAGAATCCGGAGTTTCCGGTCGACAAAAGGATCGTCGGAAACCTAGGCTGGAGAACTCATACGATTGTCAATCCAAAGATCCCTGCTGATGCTACGTTGATTCATCAACAGCCGTACATTTTACCGGACATAGGTGACTTGCCGCCGTCTCTTGGCCTAGGTGTATTGGGAATGCCGGG CAATACAGCATATTTCGGCTTGATAGAGATATGCAAACCAAAGTCTGGCGAAACAATCGTCATCAGCGGAGCCGCCGGTGGAGTTGGCTCGCATGTGGGCCAGATTGCCAAAATTCTTGGTCTGACTGTAATCGGTATATGCGGCTCTGACGAGAAGTGCAAGTGGCTTACTGAGGAAATGGGCTTTGATTCCGTCATCAATTACAAAACCATGTCGGTTGCATCTAGTCTACGCAAAGCTGCTCCGCAAGGCGTTGATTGTTACTTCGATAATGTGCGCGTTGATAAGATAATATTACAtcttaattcaattaaaaatacatcATTGCTTTCAATAATAATTCTTATCTTCTTTGGTCAACTCTCGACagaattttttagcaaaaacgTCAAAAATAATCATTGTTCACTGTCTACGGTTAAAAAGTCCATTTGTACCTGA
- the LOC105198926 gene encoding methionine aminopeptidase 2, translating into MAAVLDEVGKSAEKLVDEEKVDEIVDGEDKTGAAEASKKKKKKKKKKKAGAGEASADVPEGEEDKPKDDEAVAEGTTEVTENNGESEEAKKKKKKKRKPKDKGGVKQQTDPPSIPVSELFPDGNFPVGQVMIHGSAGIDDRMAKMRFTSEEARALDRMHNDIYNEARQAAEAHRQTRKHIMKWIKPGMTMIEICNELEETARKLIGEDGLLAGLAFPTGCSRNHCAAHYTPNAGDPTVLEYDDVTKIDFGTHINGRIIDCAFTLTFNPKYDKLIEAVRDATNTGIKAAGIDVQLCDVGAAIQEVMESYEVELDGKTYPVKSIRNLNGHSISPYRIHAGKTVPIVRGGEAIRMEENEFYAIETFGSTGRGVVHDDMECSHYMKSFDAGFVPLRLQSSKSLLNTINKHFGTLAFCKRWLDRVGCTKYQMALKDLCEKGAVEAYPPLVDVKGCYTAQFEHTLVLRPTCKEVISRGDDY; encoded by the exons ATGGCTGCCGTGTTGGACGAAGTCGGCAAATCCGCTGAGAAACTCGTGGACGAGGAGAAGGTCGACGAAATCGTCGACGGCGAGGACAAGACCGGAGCGGCGGAGGcctcgaagaagaagaagaagaaaaaaaagaagaagaaggccg GTGCTGGAGAAGCTAGTGCAGATGTGCCAGAAGGGGAAGAAGATAAGCCTAAGGATGATGAAGCAGTGGCCGAAG gcaCCACTGAGGTGACCGAGAACAATGGTGAGAGCGAGGAGgccaagaagaaaaagaagaagaagcgcAAACCCAAAGATAAGGGTGGCGTTAAGCAGCAGACAGATCCGCCGAGCATTCCCGTGTCAGAATTATTCCCAGATGGTAATTTCCCAGTGGGACAAGTGATGATTCACGGATCCGCTGGGATAGACGACAGAATGGCGAAGATGCGCTTCACGAGCGAGGAGGCGCGCGCTCTCGACAGAATGCACAACGATATTTACAATGAGGCCAGACAGGCGGCCGAGGCGCATCGACAAACCAGAAAGCATATCATGAAATGG ATCAAGCCAGGAATGACTATGATAGAGATTTGTAACGAGCTGGAGGAAACCGCTCGAAAACTGATAGGGGAGGACGGCCTCCTGGCCGGATTGGCGTTCCCGACCGGCTGCTCCCGCAACCATTGCGCGGCTCATTACACTCCGAACGCCGGTGATCCAACCGTACTCGAGTACGACGACGTCACTAAGATCGACTTCGGTACTCACATCAACGGACGTATCATCGATTGCGCGTTCACTTTGACGTTCAATCCCAAGTACGACAAGTTGATCGAGGCTGTTCGCGATGCCACCAATACCGGTATCAAGGCTGCCGGTATCGATGTGCAACTGTGCGACGTCGGTGCCGCTATTCAGGAAGTTATGGAATCATACGAGGTGGAACTGGATGGCAAGACGTATCCG gtAAAATCGATTAGGAATCTAAATGGCCACTCGATTTCACCTTACCGTATACACGCCGGGAAAACGGTGCCGATAGTCAGAGGCGGCGAGGCGATCCGAATGGAAGAGAACGAATTTTATGCGATCGAAACCTTTGGATCTACCGGTAGAGGCGTTGTTCACGACGACATGGAATGTTCGCATTACATGAAGAGTTTCGACGCCGGTTTCGTGCCATTGAGACTGCAGAGCAGCAAGTCTCTTCTCAACACTATTAACAAGCACTTCG GTACGCTTGCTTTTTGCAAGCGCTGGTTGGACCGCGTCGGTTGCACCAAGTACCAAATGGCGCTGAAGGATCTCTGTGAGAAAGGCGCCGTGGAAGCGTATCCGCCGTTGGTCGACGTCAAGGGCTGTTACACTGCTCAGTTCGAGCATACCCTCGTTCTGCGTCCTACGTGTAAAGAAGTCATCTCCCGCGGTGACGATTATTAA
- the LOC105198923 gene encoding prostaglandin reductase 1 produces MIVTNMFKVLRRELLSWNHWRRLEFIDTRNKLIKEFARSFCNNAGEIVATRPNSTSSWIRQFSSHPRKMMKAKKYVLVKHFENEVKPTDLQLVEEELPKLQDGEYLAEAEYLSVDPYMRPYVQRFPVGITMIGGQVAKIIESKNPDFPVGKRVCGYLGWRTHTIVKPNTPDNPIMNQPAYILPDMGDLPPSLALGVLGMPGNTAYFGLMELCKPKSGETIVISGAAGAVGSHVGQIAKNLGLTVIGICGSDEKCKWLTEELGFDSAINYKTAPIASKLRETAPKGVDCYFDNVGGDISSTVMYQMNLFGRVAVCGSISSYDADPSSLPKCTILQPTLVFNQLKVEGFIVTRWIDRWNEGIGYNLKLIREGKLRYRETVTKGFENMFEAFTGMLRGNNTGKAVVQV; encoded by the exons ATGATCGTGACTAACATGTTCAAAGTATTGAGGCGCGAGTTATTGTCGTGGAATCATTGGAGAAGATTGGAATTCATTGATACAAGAAATAAGTTGATAAAAGAATTTGCCCGTTCCTTTTGCAATAACGCTGGTGAAATTGTAGCGACAAGACCGAATTCAACAAGCTCTTGGATCCGACAGTTTTCATCACACCCACGCAAGATGatgaaagcaaaaaaatatgTGCTGGTGAAACATTTTGAGAACGAGGTGAAGCCAACGGATCTACAATTGGTAGAGGAGGAGCTGCCGAAATTGCAGGATGGAG AATATCTCGCGGAAGCTGAGTATCTTTCTGTGGACCCATACATGAGACCGTATGTACAAAGATTTCCAGTTGGAATCACGATGATCGGCGGTCAGGTCGCCAAGATCATAGAATCCAAGAATCCGGATTTCCCGGTCGGCAAGAGGGTCTGTGGGTACCTAGGCTGGAGAACTCATACAATTGTCAAACCAAATACCCCGGATAATCCCATAATGAATCAACCAGCGTACATTTTGCCAGACATGGGTGATTTGCCACCCTCTCTTGCCTTAGGTGTGTTGGGAATGCCGGG CAACACGGCGTATTTCGGCTTGATGGAGCTATGCAAGCCGAAATCTGGCGAAACAATTGTCATCAGCGGAGCCGCTGGTGCGGTCGGATCGCACGTGGGACAGATTGCCAAAAATTTGGGTCTGACTGTAATCGGTATATGCGGCTCCGACGAGAAATGCAAATGGCTCACTGAGGAATTGGGCTTCGACTCTGCCATCAATTACAAGACCGCACCGATCGCGTCCAAACTACGCGAAACCGCTCCCAAAGGCGTTGATTGCTACTTCGACAAT GTCGGCGGGGATATCTCGAGCACAGTCATGTATCAGATGAATCTGTTCGGCCGGGTAGCCGTGTGCGGGAGCATCTCAAGCTATGACGCGGACCCCTCGTCCTTGCCCAAATGTACGATTTTACAACCTACTCTCGTATTCAACCAATTGAAGGTGGAGGGTTTTATCGTTACACGCTGGATTGATCGTTGGAATGAAGGAATTggatataatttgaaattaatacgCGAGGGCAAGCTCCGTTATCGCGAGACTGTGACCAAGGGCTTCGAGAATATGTTCGAAGCGTTCACCGGCATGCTGCGCGGCAATAACACCGGTAAAGCGGTCGTGCAGGTGTAA
- the LOC113002668 gene encoding prostaglandin reductase 1 isoform X2, translated as MVKARKYVTVNHFVNEAQPTDLKLLEEELPPLQNGEYLVKAEYFSVDPHMRTYMRKFPLGSTMLGGQVAKIIESKNPEFPVDKRIVGNLGWRTHTIVNPKIPADATLIHQQPYILPDIGDLPPSLGLGVLGMPGALN; from the exons ATGGTGAAAGCGAGAAAATACGTGACAGTAAATCATTTCGTGAACGAAGCACAGCCGACGGATTTAAAATTGTTAGAAGAGGAATTGCCACCATTACAGAACGGAG AATATCTTGTAAAAGCTGAATACTTTTCTGTGGATCCGCATATGAGAACGTACATGCGAAAATTCCCGCTTGGAAGCACGATGCTCGGTGGACAGGTCGCCAAGATCATAGAATCTAAGAATCCGGAGTTTCCGGTCGACAAAAGGATCGTCGGAAACCTAGGCTGGAGAACTCATACGATTGTCAATCCAAAGATCCCTGCTGATGCTACGTTGATTCATCAACAGCCGTACATTTTACCGGACATAGGTGACTTGCCGCCGTCTCTTGGCCTAGGTGTATTGGGAATGCCGGG TGCCTTAAATTAG